GCGGCGCAGTTGACGTTGTTCTCCAGGTGGACGGGCACGCCCTCGGGCAGCGCGACGGCCATCGCGTCGAAGACGGGGCCGGCCTTGGCGGTCGCCGGGCGTTCCCCCGCGCCTTCGCCGTCCCGGGTGGTGACATCGCCGACGGCGACCACGACGGCCCGCAGCGGGGCTCCGGCGGGCAGCCCGTCGAGGACCTCGCGGACGGTGCCGGCGGCCTCCGACCTGGAGCCGGTGGCCTCGGCGAGCAGCGTCCCGTCCAGCGCGCAACTGCGCACCCGCGTCCTGGCGGGGCCCAGGTCGACGGCGAGCACGGCGCCGGCGGCCGGGCCGAGCCGGTAGACGGCGGCGCTGCGGCCGGTGCCGCCGGAGGCCCGCCCCGAGTGGGCGGCGAGTTCCATGGCCTCCAGTTCGGCGACGGCGGTGGAGACGGTCGGCTTGGAAAGGCCCGCACCGGCCGCCAGCTGGGGACGGGTGGCCGTGCCCGCCCCGGCCAGTACGTCGAACACCACACGGGCACTCTCACTCAGGTGCATGGTCTCCCCAGGTCGTGCGGCGGCCGGGCAGGACGGCCGCGAGGGTCGCGCGGCATCGGGAATTCCGTGCCTCTTGACGCGCACCCTACTTCGTTAGTTAACTTCCTAACGAACTTCACGGTACTCGCCTGCCGTGGTCCGCAGAAGCCCGTCCCGGGGCTTCCCTACCTCTTCAACTGCCGTGGTGCGACGGGTGGTTCGCCTGCCGTCGCCGTGCCGCGCAACGACGAAAGAGGACCCGTGCAGGACTCCACGCCTTACGCGGTCGGTATCGACGTGGGCGGCACCAAGACGCACGTGCGCGCTGCCGCGGACGGCGCGGGCGTCGTCGATCATGTCCGCGGCAGTGCGGGCTGGCGCCCGCACGACGCCGGGGCCGCCGCCGACTGGCTGGCCGAGGTGATCGCCGTCGCCCTGCCCTCCTCTCCACGGCTGTCCGCTCTCGCCGTGGGCGGTCACGCCTGCGAGACGCCACGCCAGTGCGCGGGCATCCGCGCCGCCCTTCAGGAGCGGCTGGGGGTGCCCGCGCTCGTCGTGGGCGACGCCGAGCTGCTCGTTCCCGCCGCGGGGCTGGAGAAGGGCGTGGGTCTGGTCGCCGGTACCGGTTCGGTCGCGGTGGGGCGGTTGCCCGGCGGCGAGGCGGTCCAGGTAGGCGGCTGGGGCGCGGTGCTCGGCGACGAGGGCGGAGCGGCCGGTCTCGTCCGGGAGGCCGCGCGGGCCGTCTGGGCCGCGCACGACCGGGGCGAGGAGCCCGACGCGCTGGCGACCGGGCTGGTCGCCGCGTTCGGGGTGGCCGAGGTGCCCGCGCTCGGCGCCGCCCTGGAGGCCGCCACGGACGTCTCGGCGGAGTGGGGCCGCCACTCCCCCGCCGTGTTCGCCGCCGCCGAGGCCGGCTCACCGCTCGCCCGGGCCGTGATCGCCGAGGGCGGCCGGGCGCTCGCCGGGCTCGTCGTACGGCTGGCCGCGCGCGGGGTCCCGGTGGACGACGTGGTCGTGGCGGGCGGCACGGTGCTCGCCCAGAGCGCGCTGTACGAGGCGTTCACCGCCGCGCTCGCCGAGTCCCTGCCCGGGACCCGGACACAGCCGCTGCGGGTACCGCCCGTCGAGGGGGCGCTCGCCCTGGCCCGTTCGCTTCCGTGAGCCGGGCGGCCGCCGTTCACCCCGCGGACAGCGGCCGGGGGCCGACCCCTCTCCGAAGGGTCACAGCACGGCCGTAGATCTTCGCTCGTACGCGGCAGATGCCACAGAAGTCGCCAAGGGCACCCACGTCGCACAGCCCGCATCACCTTCCCGGCCACACGGCCGGCGCACCGTCGCGCAACGCCACGACACCTTCTTCGCAGAGCTCCAGAGAGGCGCACCCATGTCATCAGCCGGGCACCGCTCCCCCGCCACCGTCGACAGGCGGGGCTTCCTCACGACCTCCCTCGGTGCGTCGGCGGGCCTGCTCGCCGCACCGGCCTTCGCGTCCTGGCTCGGCGCCGCGGACGCCCGGGCCGCCACGGGCTTCGCCGCGTTCGTCGACGACTACAAGTCGAACGTCACCGCGAACCTCACCCCGGAGACCAACGCCGTCGTCCGGATCCTGGGCGGTATGGCGAAGGTGTGGAAGACCGGCGACGCCTGGAACACCGGCCTGGTCCTGGACCGCGAGGTACTGCGCGCCAACATGCGCTACTGCGCCCGCGTCACCCGGGCCCGCACCGAGGCGCAGGCGAAGGAGGCCTTCCTCTACGACCGCCGGCATCAGAGCTACGCCATGATCGCCGGCCTCGGTCCGCTCGGGGGCCTGTACAAGGCGGGCGCCAAGGCGGTCACCTCGATCACCACCGCCCCGGACGGCACACCTCCGGGGAAGATCAACGACACCCTGCCCGCCGACGCCCCGGCCGGATCCGCCCTCGGGGCGGGCTCGTACGACTCGGACCTCGGCCAGGTGGCGAGGCTGGTCGACACCGTGCGCGGGCCGTTCGCCTCGGGCAACCCGGGCAAGTTCGCCTTCCAGTACCCGCGCCCGTGGCGGATGAACGAGGACAGCGAGGTCGTCGACACCGGCACGAAGGACGCGCTCGGCTACCCGGTCTACGACTCGGACGTGGTCGTGGCCCCGCAGCTGCTGCGCCAGCGCTCCGAGAACGCGCAGGAGGACGGCGGCTTCCCCAGCGGCCACACCAACGCCTTCCACCTGGCCGGGCTGGCCTACGCGTACGCGGTGCCCGAACGGTTCCAGGAGCTGGTGACGCGGGCGTTCGAGCTCAGCCACAGCCGGATCATGTCGGGCATGCACTCCACCGTCGACGTCATCGGCGGCCGGATCATGGCCACCGCCCTGACGGCCGCGACGCTGGCCGACCCGGCGAACGCCGAACTCAAGGCGGCCGCCCGCGCCCAGGCCCTCGCCTACTTCACGCGGCGGACCGGCACGACGGCCGACACCCTCTACGCCTACGCCCACCCGGGCGCCGGGGACGCCTACGCCGACCGCGAGGCCAACTCCCGTGCGGTGACGCCCCGGTTGACGTACGTCCTGCCGCGCCGCGGCCGCAAGGACCCGCTGACCGTGCCGAAGGGCGCGGAGGTGCTGCTGGAGACACGGCTGCCGTATCTGAGCGCGGCCCAGCGTCGCGAGGTGCTGCGGACGACCGCGCTGCCGTCCGGGTACGTCCTGCTGGACGGCTTCGAGCAGTGGGGCCGGCTGAACCTGTTCGCCGCGGCGGACGGTTACGGGGCCTTCGACCGGGACGTCACCGTGACACTGGACGCGGCGGCCGGGGGCTTCCACGCGGCCGACAGCTGGCGCAACGCCATCGAGGGCGACGGCGGCCTGACCAAGCGCGGCTCGGGCACGCTCACCCTGACGGGCCACAACCGCTACCGCGGCGGGACCGTCCTGAAGTCCGGCACGCTGGTCGCCGCGTCGCCGAACGCCCTGGGCGAGGGCGACGTCCGGGTCACGGGCGGCACGCTCCGCGCGGCCGGGGTCCTGCGGGTGCGCGGCTCCTACGTCCAGGAGGGCGAGTCGACGCTGGAGCTGCCGCTGCGCAGGAATCACGGCCCGGCCCTCACGGTGGGCCGTCGGGCTCTGCTGGGCCGGGGCAGCGTGCTGTCGCTGCGGCTCGACGCCGAGCGGCCGCCGGTCGCGGGGACGACGGTTCCCGTCCTGGCCGCCGGGCAGCTGCGCGGCCGGTTCGACCGGGTCGAGCTGGACTCCGAGACGCTGCATGCCGTGCCCCTCCACACGGCTGACGGTCTGTCGGTGCGACTCGTGCGACGGTAGCGCTTTCCACGGCGGGGGCTGATGCACAGTGGGTCCATGAGGGACCTCTGGACGGCTCCCGCCGTTCCCCGGCCCGTGTCGCTCTCGCCCCCGGCACCGGCTGAACCCGCGCGGCGGCCGGGCAGTCGGTGGGCGGTGCGGCTCCTGGTGGCCGTCCTGCTCGCCCGGATGGCCTTCGCGATGGTCACGACCGCCGTGCAGCAGACCCCGACGATCGACGAACCGGTGTACGTGGGCGCGGCCGCGGAGTATCTGCTCGAGCACCGGCTGCGGCACAACCCCGAGCATCCGCCGCTGGGCAAGCTGGTCATCGGTGCCGGGGTCGCCCTAGCGGATCCGCACCTCGACCCGGCCTTCGCCGGGGACCAGGGGCAGTTGGGCCGGCATCTGCTGTACGAGTCGGGCAACGACCCCTGGCGGCTGATGCTGTGGGCACGCCTTCCGGTGATCGCGCTGACCCTGTCGTTCGGGCTGGTGGTGTTCGCCTTCGGCCGTGAACTGGCCGGGCCCGTCGCCGGATCGGCCGCGCTGGCGCTGTACTGCTTCTCCCCCGACGTCATCGCCCACGGCTCGCTGGCGACGCTCGATGTGCCGGCCGCCGGGTTCGTGCTGACCTCGGCATGGCTGGTGTGGCGGGCGCGCCGGAGGCCGCGGCTGTACGTGCCGCTCGCGGGGGTGGCACTCGGCGCCGCGTTGGCGACGAAGATGAGTACGTTGCCGGCGGTGCCGGTACTGATGGCACTAGCCGCGGTGTCGGTGTGGAAGGCCTCCGGAGGCAAGCGGTACCGGGCTGTGGCCGCGGCGGGAGGCGTTGCCCTGGTCGCGGTCGCCGTCGTGTGGGTCACGTATCTGACGGTCGATCCGCTGCTGCGCTGGACTCCGCAGCAGCACGTGCCCGTGGTGCACGGCCTGCGGGGGCAGCTGGTCCGGTTCCTGCCCTTCCCGGAGGCCTACCGGGACGGCATGCGCGTGCAGTTCGGGCTGGAGAACCGGCCCTGGCAGGGCTTTCTGTTCGGGCGGCTGTACGACGGATCGCTCTGGTACTACCTGCCGGCGGCGCTGCTGGTGAAGACCCCGTTGGGGATGCTCGCGCTGTGGGCCGCGGGCGCCGCGGCCGCCGTCGCGATCCCGCGCCTGCGGCCCGCCGCACCGTATGTGCTCGCCGCTCCGCTGGTGCTGCTGGTCGCCGCCATGCAGGGGTCGCGCGACTTCGGAACCCGGTACGCCGTCTTCCTGCCGCTGTTCCTCGCGGTCGCGGCGGGGTGCGTGCTCGTGGTGCGGCGGCGGTGGGTGTCCGTGGGGGTGGCCGTGCTGGTGGTCTTCGCCGCCGTCAGTTCGGCGCGGGCTCATCCCTACTATCTGCCCTACTCCAACGAGGCGTTCGGGGGTCCGGGCAGGACCCGGGAGTGGCTGCACGACTCCAACGTGGACTGGGGGCAGGACCTCGGGCGGCTCGCGGACCGGCTCCGCGACCGGTACCCGGGTGAGCGGGTGTGGCTCGTCTACAAGGGCAGTGGGGTGCCGTCGTACTACGGCATCGAGGCCTCGGATCCCCGACGCGTGCCCGTCCAGGCGGTGCGGGGGCTGCTGGTCGTGTCGGACTCGGCGGCGGCCAAGGCCTCGGGGCGGCTGGCCGAACTGATCGGCGACAGCCGCCCCGTCGATGACATCGGGCACTCGATCACGGTGTACCGCCGTTGAGCGCGGCGGTGCGCGGGTCAGTGCATCGCGTGGAAGAACCCGTCCGCGCTCACGTGCCGCATGACCCTGGAGGCCACCCGGTAGCGGCCGTTGGGCACGTCGGGGCACCGCGCCACGTGGACCGCCAGGGGGCCGGCGAACTCGTAACCGCGGCGTTCCGCGTGGCGGGACAGGCTGTCGGTGAGGGCCTGTCCCACGTCGGTGCCGGTGCGCGTCAGATGCTCGTGCACGTCATCGGGCAGTTCCACGTCGTAGGCGTTGGGGACCATGACGCGGCCCTCACGGCACACCACGGCGTTGTCGTCGCACTCGCGTTGCAGGGCGTCGAGGACCTCGACCGGTTCCTTGTCGCGCAGCCGCGCCCACAGCGCGCCCCACCGGTTCTCCAGGGTCTGTTCCAGCGCACTCAGCGCGCTCATGCCGTCTCTCCTGCCGGAAGCGTCGTCGGTTCGGTCGGGGGGTGCCGGGGGCTCTCTACCGGTCGTCGTAGTCGTCGGGGCGCACCTCGGCCTCCTCCAGGGCCTCGCGCATCGTGCGGCCGGTCCCACCCGGCGTCTGGGGGCGGTTCTCGTCCTGTTGCTCCAGCAGCTCGTCGGTGGTCTCCGTCTTGGGCCGGTTCTCCTCGGGGACGGTCATGACGGGGCTCCTCTCAAGGGTCGTGTGCGGCGGCGGGTTCCCGCCCGGCGTACGGGTATCCCCACGCGGGGCAGCTCATGCTGCCCGAAGAAGCCCTGGTCACTACGGTGCGTGAGCTATGTTGAACGTCCGTGGGAGACGAAGGAGGCGCACCGGTGCCATCGCCGCAGCAGGCACGCGCACAGGCATCCGCGATCACCTCGGGGAAGGCCGCGCCCGAAGCGGACGTCTCCCCGTCCGCCCAGCTCAGGGCGCTCTTCGACCGGCCGCGGCTGTC
The Streptomyces tuirus genome window above contains:
- a CDS encoding N-acetylglucosamine kinase is translated as MQDSTPYAVGIDVGGTKTHVRAAADGAGVVDHVRGSAGWRPHDAGAAADWLAEVIAVALPSSPRLSALAVGGHACETPRQCAGIRAALQERLGVPALVVGDAELLVPAAGLEKGVGLVAGTGSVAVGRLPGGEAVQVGGWGAVLGDEGGAAGLVREAARAVWAAHDRGEEPDALATGLVAAFGVAEVPALGAALEAATDVSAEWGRHSPAVFAAAEAGSPLARAVIAEGGRALAGLVVRLAARGVPVDDVVVAGGTVLAQSALYEAFTAALAESLPGTRTQPLRVPPVEGALALARSLP
- a CDS encoding phosphatase PAP2 family protein gives rise to the protein MSSAGHRSPATVDRRGFLTTSLGASAGLLAAPAFASWLGAADARAATGFAAFVDDYKSNVTANLTPETNAVVRILGGMAKVWKTGDAWNTGLVLDREVLRANMRYCARVTRARTEAQAKEAFLYDRRHQSYAMIAGLGPLGGLYKAGAKAVTSITTAPDGTPPGKINDTLPADAPAGSALGAGSYDSDLGQVARLVDTVRGPFASGNPGKFAFQYPRPWRMNEDSEVVDTGTKDALGYPVYDSDVVVAPQLLRQRSENAQEDGGFPSGHTNAFHLAGLAYAYAVPERFQELVTRAFELSHSRIMSGMHSTVDVIGGRIMATALTAATLADPANAELKAAARAQALAYFTRRTGTTADTLYAYAHPGAGDAYADREANSRAVTPRLTYVLPRRGRKDPLTVPKGAEVLLETRLPYLSAAQRREVLRTTALPSGYVLLDGFEQWGRLNLFAAADGYGAFDRDVTVTLDAAAGGFHAADSWRNAIEGDGGLTKRGSGTLTLTGHNRYRGGTVLKSGTLVAASPNALGEGDVRVTGGTLRAAGVLRVRGSYVQEGESTLELPLRRNHGPALTVGRRALLGRGSVLSLRLDAERPPVAGTTVPVLAAGQLRGRFDRVELDSETLHAVPLHTADGLSVRLVRR
- a CDS encoding ArnT family glycosyltransferase, whose translation is MRDLWTAPAVPRPVSLSPPAPAEPARRPGSRWAVRLLVAVLLARMAFAMVTTAVQQTPTIDEPVYVGAAAEYLLEHRLRHNPEHPPLGKLVIGAGVALADPHLDPAFAGDQGQLGRHLLYESGNDPWRLMLWARLPVIALTLSFGLVVFAFGRELAGPVAGSAALALYCFSPDVIAHGSLATLDVPAAGFVLTSAWLVWRARRRPRLYVPLAGVALGAALATKMSTLPAVPVLMALAAVSVWKASGGKRYRAVAAAGGVALVAVAVVWVTYLTVDPLLRWTPQQHVPVVHGLRGQLVRFLPFPEAYRDGMRVQFGLENRPWQGFLFGRLYDGSLWYYLPAALLVKTPLGMLALWAAGAAAAVAIPRLRPAAPYVLAAPLVLLVAAMQGSRDFGTRYAVFLPLFLAVAAGCVLVVRRRWVSVGVAVLVVFAAVSSARAHPYYLPYSNEAFGGPGRTREWLHDSNVDWGQDLGRLADRLRDRYPGERVWLVYKGSGVPSYYGIEASDPRRVPVQAVRGLLVVSDSAAAKASGRLAELIGDSRPVDDIGHSITVYRR
- a CDS encoding DUF3662 domain-containing protein; translated protein: MSALSALEQTLENRWGALWARLRDKEPVEVLDALQRECDDNAVVCREGRVMVPNAYDVELPDDVHEHLTRTGTDVGQALTDSLSRHAERRGYEFAGPLAVHVARCPDVPNGRYRVASRVMRHVSADGFFHAMH